Within the Flavobacterium sp. N502536 genome, the region TTTTTCAATAAATTTCTCTCTATGTAAATGCGTAGATCCTTTTCCTCCCTTACCGGAAGAAACATAAATCTTAACATAATCTACAAAATTTCCTTCTGTCATTTTTCTGAATTTCAGATTTTAGATTTTAGATTTTAGATTTCTCTAGCTTCTATTTCTAAATTCTATTTTATTTATCTTTCAGTTGCAATCGCATTTTTCAGTACTAAAATGTGACTGAAAACTGTGACTGAAAACTATTTTATTTATTCTTTAAGCGCTTTTACCAACACTTTATCAATCTTTACGCCATCCATATCGATTACTTCCAGCACAAATTTTTGCCAAATTAATTTTTCGCCTTCTTTTGGAATATGTGAAAGCTCGGTCATAATCATTCCGCTTACCGTGTTTACTTCGTAATCGTTTGTCAATTCGTCTAACTCAAAATAAGTTAAGAAATCGTGTAACGAATAATGCCCGTCAACCAGCCAGGAACCGTCTTCTCTTTCAATTAACTGGAATTCATCTTTATAAAAATCAGATGCATCTCCTACTAAAGCTTCCAGAATGTCATTTAGGGTAATAATTCCCTGAAAAACACCATATTCATCCGAAACTAAAGCATAATGAATCCCTGTTTTTTTGAAGTTCTCCAACGCTTTGTATGCCGTTGTCTGCTCCATTAAATAAGGCGCATCGATCATGATTCCAGCCAAATCAAAATGTTCGCTTTCAATGTTGGCAAATATATTTTTTAGGGTTACAACCCCCACAATATCATCATAATTGTCTCTGTAGACCGGATAAACGGTGTGCAAATCCTGCAAAACCAATTCCTTAATCTTCGCTTTATCAGCATTGAAAGGCAGCATATCAACTGACTTTCGGTGTGTCATCAGTGAGTTTACTTTTCGATCGCCAATATGAAAAACACGTTCTACAATGTCCTGCTCAATTTCCTGCACTTCTCCACCCTCTGTTCCTTCTTTGATAATCGCTTTAATCTCTTCTTCAGTTACCTTACCGTCAGCGGTTGGCTTAATTTGAAAAACATTCAATAAAAAATCCGTCGAAGAAGTAAGCAGCCAAATAAATGGTGCCGTGATTATCGAGATGGTCTTCATCGGAAGGGCTACCATTTTTGCAATCGACTCCGGATAATTTAAACCAATTCGTTTTGGTAATAATTCTCCTAAAACCAAAGAGAAAAATGTCAGGACCACGACAACAATTCCCACTGCAACTGAATGAGCATAAGGCTTTAAAAATTCAAATCCGCTAACAAAAACCTCCACATCCATTGTTATTTTATCACCACTATAAATACCGGTCAAAATACCGATTAAAGTGATCCCGATTTGCACGGTTGACAAAAATTTATTTGGAGAATTGGCCAGATCAAGCGCGATTTTAGCACTGTTATTTCCTTTTTTTGCGGCAGTTTCAAGTCTGTTTTTCCGAGCCGAAATCAATGCAATTTCTGACATGGAAAAAACTCCATTCAATAGTATTAGAAAAAATATTATTAGTATTTCCAATTTTTGGTTTATTCGTTATATAATCGTCCTTATCAATCTGTAATCTTAAATATTTCGTACTCCAGACCACTCAAAAGAGCCATGTCTTTAAAAAAACTAATTTTTCTTGCCAGAAAACAGCAACCAGGGGAAGCATATTTTATGATAAGAAAAATAGTTCTTTTGGAGTCCCGATAGCAATCGGGATGAAACGACAGCTGGAAAAAGCTTCTACAAATTATCTATAACTGACGTTAATCGCTCTGTAATTTCTTCGATAGTTCCGATACCGTTTACGGCGTGAAACTTATTTTGTTCTTTATAATATCCAATTAGTGGAGCTGTTTTTTCATTGTACTCCTGGTATCTTACACGAATTTTTTCTTCGTCCTGATCATCAGCTCTTCCGCTTGTTTTTCCTCTTTCTAATAAACGAGCAACCAAAATTTCATCATCAGCTTCCAATGCAATAGTCGCTGTAACACTTGATCCAATCGTTGGTAAAAATTTATCCAACGCTTCTGCCTGATCTAAAGTTCGAGGATAACCATCAAACAAAAATCCAGCTGTATCAGGATGTTTTTTTACTTCATCAATTAACATTGCAGTGGTAACTTCGCAAGGAACTAGTTCTCCATTATCCATAAAAACCCTCGCTTTTTTACCTAAATCTGTGTCATTTTTTAAATTAAAACGAAAAATATCTCCTGTTGAAAGGTGCGTTAATTTGTATTTTTCTTTTAAAAATTCTGCCTGAGTTCCTTTTCCTGCTCCTGGCTTTCCAAATAAAACAATGTTAATCATAATATGAGTGAGTGTTGTGACTTCTATTTTTATAAGAAGTTTTAAATGAATATATAGTTGTGTGTGTGTTTAAATTTATTCTGCCAATTTATAAACTTCGGGCAAATTTCTTCCTAAACCATCGTAGTCCAATCCGTAACCTACAATGAATTTATTTGGAATTCTGATTCCGATATAATCTATTTTGATGTCTTTTTTATAAGCCTCCGGTTTAAAAAACAAAGTCGCAATTTTAAAATGCTTTACATTTTGCTGCTTGAACAAGTGTTTTAATTCTTCGACAGTATTTCCTGTATCAATAATGTCTTCAATAAGAATAACGGTTCTACCCGACAAATCCTGATTGATTCCAATTAATTCTTTTACTTTATTGGTACTTTCAATTCCTTCATAAGATGCCATTTTAATAAATGAAACCTCGCAAAGGCTTTTATATTTTTTCAGAAAATCGGCAACCACCATAAAGGCCCCATTTAAAACACCAATAAAAATTGGGGTATCGTCTCCAAAATCATCTTCTACCTGCGCCACTATTTTTGTTAAAGCAAAATCAATTTCTTTTGCCGAAATAAACGGAACAAATTGTTTATCGTGAAGTTGTATCATTATTTTTACATTTAAAATAATGGGCAAAGATACAGAATTACAACCAAAATGTAAGTATCAAAATATACTGCGCACATATTTTTTTAAGAATGTTAAATATCCCTCACTATTTAGAATTCTTTTCTTAAAAACAAGCCTGATTTCATTAAATCAGCAGATTTTAGAACCATAACCTTAAATTACTTATTTTAGACCCTGTATTAAACCCAACTAAATGTCTTCTGAATTACAAACAAAACTAGATTACGTAAAAGCTTATAGAGAAAACCGTCTTAAGGTTGCAAATGAGGTTTTAGAAAACCACTCTTTATTTAAAGAACTTATCACGATTTGTTTTTCGCCATCAGACAAAAACAATCATAAAGCATGTTGGATTCTGGAATTTGTTTCTTACGAAGAATTGATCTGGCTGCAGCCTCATCTTGATTTTTTCTGTTCCAATCTTAAGATTTTAAAAGACGAAAGTGCTATACGTCCCGTTGCAAAAGTGATTCAGTTGCTCGTAAAGGACCATTATAAAAAAGCCAAAAACGGCATTTCGCTTTCTGAAGAAAATCTCCAGGATTGCATAGAAGCGTCATTTGACTGGCTTATCAACGATGTAAAAGTGGCGACAAAAGCGTATTCGATCCGGACTTTGTATGTTTTGGGCAATCATTACGACTGGATACACCCTGAACTGCAAATTATTCTGAATAAAGATTATGGCGACCATTCCGCAGCTTACAAAGCCGTAGCCAAAGAAGTTTTGAAGAAAATAGAGAAATAACTTTGAATTTCAGTTGCAACTTTAAGAATCCTGATAGTTATTGGAATTGTATGCTTTGCGTTTATTTTTTTTAGCCACAGATTAAAAAAGATTTTTTTTCACATGCCACGAATTTCCACAAATTCTTAAGCACTGCTTTTGAAAACTTTTAATTCGGGAAAATTCGGGGAATTCGTGGCAAAAAAAATATTCCCATTCCCTATCTCATGAAATTCATAAAATTCGTGGCAAAAAAAAGATTAAAAAGTATCTTTGCAAAAACACAACTACAATGAATTATTTTTCTTCTGATTTTAAATTAGGAATATTAGGCGGCGGACAATTAGGTAAAATGCTTTTGTTCGACACCAGAAAATTTGACATCCAGACTTATGTTCTCGATCCAAGCGATGAAGCTCCAAGTAAAATTGCCTGCAATAAATTCTTTCAGGGTGATTTAATGGATTATGAAACGGTTTATAATTTTGGGAAACAAGTTGATGTTCTGACTTTTGAAATCGAATTAGTCAATCTTGAAGCACTGACACAATTAGAGAATGAAGGTTTAAAAATCTATCCTTCTCCAAAAACCTTAAAAGGAATTCAAAACAAAGGAATTCAGAAACAATTCTACGCAGATCACAATATCCCGACAGCACCATTTGAGCGATTTGAGAATTTAGAAAGTCTAAAAGCTAAAATCCAGGAGTTGAAATTACCATTTGTATGGAAATGTACGGAGTTTGGTTACGACGGAAATGGTGTAAAAGTAATCCGTCACGCTGCTGACTTAGACCAACTTCCAAATGTAGAATGTATTGCCGAAACAATGATTCCGTTCAAAAACGAACTGGCAGTTATTGTATGTCAAAATCCATCAGGAGAAATAAAAACATATCCGGTTGTTGAAATGGAGTTTCATCCGGAAGCCAATCAGGTAGAATATGTCATCTGTCCTGCCAGAATTGACGAGAAAGTAGCCGAAAAAGCAAGAGCTATTGCTTTAAATGTTTCGGAAAAATTCAATCATGTGGGTCTTTTGGCGGTCGAAATGTTCCAAACGAACGACGATGAAATTTTAGTAAATGAAGTTGCCCCGCGTCCACACAATTCAGGACATTACTCTATTGAAGCCAGCTACACCTCACAATTTGAAAATCACCTGCGTGCGATTCTGGATCTTCCGTTAGGAAATACCGATAGCAAAGTTGCCGGAATTATGGTTAATTTAGTGGGCGCAGAAGGATTTTCAGGAGATGTTGTTTACGAAAACATTGAAACTATACTGGGTTGGAATGGTGTTACCCCGCATATTTACGGTAAAAAACAAACACGCCCTTTCCGAAAAATGGGTCATGTAACCATTGTCAATGAAGACATGTCTGAAGCCAGAAGAATAGCTGAAGAGGTTAAGAATACGATTAGAGTGATTAGTGTTTAGTCGCAGTCAACAGTCTGAAACCTGAAACAAAAAAAACCTGAAACAAAAATAAAATGAGCAAAGTAGCCATCATAATGGGAAGTATCTCCGACATGCCAGTCATGCAGGATGCGATCGACATCTTAAAACAATTTAATATTGAAGTTGAAGTAGATATCGTTTCGGCACACAGAACGCCTGAAAAATTATTCGATTTCAGTAAAAATGCACACACTCGTGGTATTTCGGTAATTATAGCCGGAGCCGGAGGAGCTGCACATTTACCGGGAATGGTTGCTTCCATGTCGCCACTTCCTGTAATTGGAGTTCCGGTGAAGTCCAGTAATTCTATTGACGGTTGGGATTCGGTTTTATCGATTCTTCAAATGCCTGGCGGAGTTCCTGTTGCGACAGTAGCTTTAAACGGAGCCAAAAATGCCGGAATTTTAGCGGCACAAATCATTGGAAGCCACGATAAAAAAGTACTTGACACTATTATTTCCTACAAAGAAGAATTAAAAGCTGCGGTTAATAAAGCGGCTGAAAGTCTTAAATAGTTCGCAGTCTCAGTCTCAGTTTTCAGTCTCAGTCACAGTAAGCACTGAAAACTGAGAACTGCGACTGAAAACTGAGCTGCAACTGAATACTCAAATAAATAAACTCTTTAGTCTTAGTTTGCATTGAAAACTGAGACGGAGACTGAAAACTAAAAAAATGAGCGTCTTAACACAACATTTCAATACCAGACACAATACAGCCCCTTTTTCGCAAATTAAAATCGAAGATTACGTTCCTGCTTTCAACGAAGGAATTGCTTTGGCTAAAGCCGAAATTGATGCAATCGTAAACAATCCGGAAGCACCAACTTTTGAAAACACGGTGGTAGCGATGGACTTTACGGGTGATGTTCTGGATCGTCTTTCCAGTATTTTCTTCAATCTGAATTCGGCAGAAACAAATGATGAGATGCAAAAAATTGCACAGGAAGTTTCTCCTTTACTTTCAGAATTTGGAAATGACATTACCTTAAATGCGGCATTATTTGCTAAAATTAAAACCGTTTACGACCAAAAAGAAAAACTGAATTTAAATCCGGAGCAAACTACGCTTTTGGATAAAAAGTACAAAAGCTTTTCAAGAAACGGAGCCAATTTGCCAGAGGACAAAAAAGAAAGTTTACGTGAAATCGACAAAGAATTGTCAAGACTAAGTTTGCAGTTTGGCGAAAATGTTCTGGCCGAAACCAATGCTTTCGAATTGCATTTAACCGCTGAAAAAGATTTGGCAGGTTTACCGGAAGGAACTATCGAAGCAGCAAGATTGTTAGCCAAAAGTCAGGAGAAAGAAGGCTGGATTTTCACCTTAGATCATCCTAGTTATATTCCGTTTTTGACGTATGCCGACAATCGTGAATTGCGTAAAAAAATGGCAATTGCCTTTGGAGCAAAAGCTTTCCAAAATAACGAATTTGACAATCAGGAAAATGTCCTGAAAATTGCCAAACTTCGTTTTGAAAGAGCCAATTTGTTAGGGTATAAAACCCATGCCCATTTTGTTTTAGAAGAAAGAATGGCCGAGAGCCCTGAAAAAGTTTTCTCTTTCCTTAACGATTTACTGGCAAAAGCAAAACCGGCAGCTCAAAAAGAATTTGCTGAATTAACGGCTTTCGCCAAACAACTGGACGGAATCGAACAGTTAGAAAAATGGGATGGTGCTTATTATTCAGAAAAATTAAAACAACAGCTTTTTAACTTAGACGATGAAAAACTGAAGCCCTATTTTCAATTAGAAAAAGTGTTAAACGGAGCTTTTATCGTTGCTAAAAAATTATACGGACTAACGTTTACCGAAGTTTTTGATATCGACAAATATCATGAAGAGGTAACCACTTACGAGGTAACCGATGCGGAAAATAATTTAGTATCCATTTTCTACGCCGATTTCTTCCCAAGAAAAGGAAAACGTAACGGAGCCTGGATGACCTCTTTCAAATCACAATCAATAAAAGAGGGTGTAAACGAAAGACCTCATATTTCGAATGTTTGCAACTTTACAAAACCTACAGAAACCAAACCTTCGTTATTGACTTTTAATGAAGTAACTACTTTATTCCACGAATTTGGTCATGGTTTACACGGAATGTTAGCCAACACTACTTATCCAAGTTTATCCGGTACTTCGGTGTTTTGGGATTTTGTTGAATTACCAAGTCAGATTATGGAAAACTGGTGTTACGAACCGGAAGCTTTGGCTTTGTTTGCGAATCATTATGAAACAGGGGAAATTATCCCGATTGAATATGTTCAGAAGATTAAAGAAAGTGCCAGTTTTCAGGAAGGTCTCGCGACTTTGCGCCAGCTAAGTTTTGGATTACTGGATATGGCATGGCACGGACAAGACCCAACAGACATTACCGATTTAAAAGCTTTCGAAACGGAACAATTTGCCAATACACAATTGTATCCTGATGTAAAAGAAAATGCAATGAGTACTGCTTTTTCGCATATTTTTCAAGGTGGGTATTCTTCAGGCTATTACAGCTACAAATGGGCAGAAGTTCTGGATGCTGATGCTTTTGAATACTTTCAGGAAAGCGGCATCTTCAATCATGAAGTTGCTACAAAATTCAAAGACAATGTACTCTCAAAAGGAGGGACAGAACACCCTATGACTTTGTACAAACGTTTTAGAGGTCAGGAACCAAAACCGGAAGCTTTATTGAAAAGAGCAGGATTGGTTTAAGATTTTTAGACTTCTTAGCTTATTAGATATATTTAAAACCGAGGTAGAAATACTTCGGTTTTTTTGATTTCATTCGAATACAAATACTAAAGATAAATTTATTTATCTTCACACTTCTTTTAATCGTAATCTAAATGCATGTAATAACGTGATGTTGTTTGACAATTTTAACAAATCATCTGTACTCGCTTTAGAAAAGGAAATGAATGAAAAAGCTATAATTATTGGTGAAAATTTATTTGATAAAATAAATAATTTACAACATGACTAAAGATAAGATCAAAGAGCTACAAAATAAAATTATTGAGGGTCTTAAAGTTTCTTCCAAAAGAATGATAGAAAACAAAAAGAAAATCAATGGAAAAATTGTTGTTTATGCGGATGGAAAAATTCAGACGATAAATGCCGTTGATATTAAAGACTAATACTGGAAATTCAAATTGAAAAAAAATCTCAAAAACCTACTTTACCTTGCTATCCTTGGGTTTGTAATAATCGTTTCTGTAAATCTATATGTAAAATCATCGACCAGCGATTTGATTTATCCTACTGCAAACAATCTTCCAAAAAATCAGGTAGGAATTATTTTTGGGGCCGGAATCAACGGCGATCAGCCCAGCAAATATTTAAAAGACCGACTGGATGCCGGAATTTTATTGTACCAAACACACAAAATAGACAAGATTCTGCTTTCGGGTGATAATGGCCGTGACGAACACGATGAACTAACGGTGATGAAAAATTACTGTTACCAACACGGTGTTGACACTACCAAAATCTACGTTGATTATGCAGGGTTTGATACGTACTCGACTATGTTTCGGGCGAAATCTATTTTCAATGTAAAAAGTGCCACTCTGGTTTCGCAGGAATACCATTTGAACCGGGCTGTTTATATTGGTCAGAAACTTGGTGTACAATCAGTTGGTTTTTCTGCTAACGAAGGAGAGTATCTGGGTTATAAATACGTTACTTTTAGAGAATACGGCTCTATTTTCAAAGCTTTTTTTGATGTTTTAAGAAATCGGGAGCCTCGCTTTTTAGGAAATCCAATTGACATAAACGGAGTTTCTAATTATTCTAAAGACGACAAAAGATAAGAGTACTAACACTTTCTTTTAAGTTACTACTTATTGTTAAATCGATCCTACATTTTCACCATAAGGTGGCCCTCATTTTCAGATCAAACGGACCACCTTTTTTTATTTAAGCTCATAATTGCTTTTGATTCATAACTAGTAAAAACACTTTTTCTTTTTAGGTGGCTAAATCCTGAATCGGTATAAAAACTACAGCTTATCTTTTTAAAGAGAAATGACTTCTAATTTGTTTTTTAATCCCCGGATTATTCATTTCTTCATAAGTTAAAACAAACCAGTAATCTGAAGCCAAGACAGGATTGTTTTTATAAGTACCATCCCATCCCGGACTGTTTTCTGTCAAATGGGTGATAAACTTCCCATATCGATCAAAAATATCAATCTCTACATAATTGACATTCTCCAAATTTATAACATGCCAGGTATCATTATAGCCATCGCCATTAGGTGTAAAAAACTTAGGATAATCCAATCCCGGTTTTTCTAACTCACAATCTTCATTGCTTAAAAAAATCACTTTTGCTACAGCCGAAAGTAAATGACATTCTTTACTGGTACTAACACTAACCGTGTAATTTCCTTCCTGAGTGGCTACATAGGTATTCGTATCGGCTCCAAAAATATCATTGCCATTGACCTTCCATTGATAAGAGACAATTTCCTGATTTGAACGAATATTTACCGTTAAATTAGCACTCTCTCCTTTGCAAATCCTTAAATTCCCTTCGATTGTAACCTCATCAGAAACGGTGTTCTCATCGATAACAAGAAAATCATCCATTAAAAGATTACAACTTCGCGTTGAAATTTTCGTCAATCGATACGTTCCGGTTTTAGCCGGAGTCTCTACTAATGTATGCAAACCAGAGCCATTGATCGTTACCGGAGATTGCGCTATTCCATTTAACGTATAATCTATTGTAAATGGACCCGGATCGATACTTGTAATTTCTACCTGTACCCCTGAATTCTCTCCTAAACAAAAATTCTGTCCATATTTAAATAATTTAGAAGTTGCGGTAAATGGTTCTTCCTTATTAATCACAAGAGTATCATCTAATGAAAAATTGCATCCCCCGGTTGACATCTTTATAATTCGATAGGTTCCTGCCTTAGCCGGAGCCGCTATTAGAGTATGTAAACCTGCGTTATTGATCGTTACAGGAGATTGAACAATTCCATTGAACTCATACTCGATTGTAAATGGTCCTGGAACTGAACTTGTAATTTCTATCTGCGCCCCTGAGTTTTCTCCCAAACAGGAATTTCCTCCATATTTGATTAATCTGGCACTGGCTTTAGGAGGCACTCCCTCCTTAATAACTAAAGTGTCATCAAGTGAAAAATCACAAGCTCCAACCGTAATTTTAGTCAATCGATAAGTTCCTGTCTTAGCCGGAGCAACTATTAAAGTATGCAAACCTGCATTATTGACCGTTACAGGAGATTGAGCGATTCCATCTAACTCATACGCTATGGTAAATGGTCCTGAATTTGAACTCGTAATTTGAACTTGTACGCCTGAAGCTGTACCCGAACAAAGGTTATCGCCATATTGGGCTAATTTAGCACTTGCGGTAAAGGGTTCATCATCGGTAATCACGAGCGTATGATCTAATGAAAAATCACATCCTCCGGTTGAAATTTTTACAATTCTATAGCTTCCAGCCACAGATGGTGCCGCTATTAAAGTATATAAACCTGCATTATTTATGGTTACAGGAGATTGAAGCACTCCATTAATTTCGTACTCAATTTTAAAAGGCCCCGGATCCGGACTTGTAATTTCTACCTGTACTCCCGGATTTTCTCCCAAACAGGAATTCTCTCCATATTTGATGAGTCTCGCACTGGCTTTAGGAGGCACTCCTCCGTAAATAACCAAAGTTTCGTCAAGCGAAAAATTACAAGCTCCGACTGAAATTTTTGTTAATCGATACGTTCCTTCTTTTGCCGGAGCTGTTACAAAAGTATGTAAACCTGTACTGCTTATGGTTACAGGAGACTGAGCTATTCCGTTCATTTCATATTCTATTATAAATGGTCCTGATTTCGTACTTGTCACGTTTACTTGTATCCCTGAACCTAAGCCTGAGCAAGAAACTCCCCCATACTTAATTAGTTTAGCACTGGCTGACGTTGGAGTTCCTTTATCAATAACCATTGTATCGTCAAGTGTCGAAGCACATCCTGCTGTCGAAATTTTAGTCAGTCGGTAAGTTCCTTCTTTTGCCGGAGCTGTTACTAAGGTGTGTAAACCTGTACTATTTAGGGTTACGGGAGATTGAAGTATTCCGTCAATTTAATATTCTATTGTAAAGGGTCCTGAAGCTGAACTTGTAATTTGAACCTGTATGCCTGCACCTGCACCCGAACAAAGAGTATCACCATATTTCACTAAGCTGGCAGTAGCCATCGCACTGTTAGACTTTATTTCTACAGGCGTACAAACTACCTCTCCTGCACTTGTATTATCTCTCACCGAAACAAGCGAATATACTCCGTCAGGCACCGGTTTTATTATATAAGGATTCACTGAGGTTGTAATCTCCGGGTACACAACTTCAGGAGATACATCTGTTCTTTTATAAGAAAAAGAATAGGGTGCTTCTCCGGAAAAATAAACTTTTAGCTTTGCTTCGTCTAAACAAGTGCCATTTTCCCCTTCCATTCTGGCAGCAGGAGCAAAACAACCATTTCCCCCCACAGCACCGTAAATTTCCCCTAATCCTTTTTTGGGATCAAAAACGGGTAAATAAAGTACTATTGCATCTATAACCTCCCCCATTTGATATCTGAAAGAGATTGATTTTCCTCCATTAATCTTATCAAAAACAGGTTTAATTTCAGCCAGAAAATTATTTTCATCCACTCCAAAAGCTTTGTAAAAAGGCGCTATTTTTTTGATGTAATCTTCTACATCAGACCAATTGTACTGCGCATCATAAAAATCCCTAAAACTGTGATCTCCTTTATCAGTCACCCCAAAAACAGCAGCATCATTCCAGTTAATTTCCGAAGCTTTATTATCCAGTACTTTTGTTATTCTATTGATTTGTTCGGCATAAAGACGATCCAGACCACTAGGTGAAGCCGGAGAAATGTAATCCATCAAATTTGTTGCAGCAACGGCAGCCGTACGGTTTTTAACAAAAACAGGTTCAAAAGCACCACTGTTCATCCCCTGATTGTAAGCCAAAGCAATTATTTTGACCGCAGCATAAGGATCTTTTGAGTTTTTAAAAAAATCGATGGGATTCCAACACTTCACGTACTGCCAGTACGCCACATTTCGGTAATCGTGATAAGCCTTAACAATCGATTGAAATTCAAAGCTGGAACCTACACTGGGAGTTGATGTAAATTGATCTTTTTTTACAAAAGGAATAAAACAGGGATAATTGGCATCTAATTCTGTCCAGCTCCCTCCCATTTCCTGCTGAAAATATCCTACTGCAACTCCTCCGCTAAGATCATAACAAAAAATCGGGGCTTTTGTGTCAAGACTCGGATATTTAGTAGTTACCCAACTGGGGGCTATCAATTTACTTCCTTCACAACCTGCATTAGATTCCTGAATAGCAGTTGCAAAATATTCATTAATGCTCATGGCATCAAAGCCCATTAAATTGGTAAATAAGGAATGTGAAACCGCCATTCCGATTGCCCAGCCTTTTCTGTTCTCAGGGATGTATACCTGCATCGGAACACCCCAGGCAAAAACACTTCCTTCCCCAATTTTTATTTCGTGTCCCCGCTACTGACAGACTTTAGCATACACCCGTCTGTTAATTTCTTCATACACTTAAAATTCTCGTAAGCCGGAGGTGTATAACAGGTGATACCTTTAATCGGAGAACCATTCAAAGTACCTGCATCAGGAGGGAACATTCCCGGTTCATACGTCATATTAATACTGAACGTAGTTGTTCCAACCGGAAGGTCACCGCCCCAGGTGTTTTTTTTAAGTTCGACAATCCCCTTATCCCCATTCTGAATCACGTCCATTCCGGACCACATTACAGCATTAGAAATTCCCGGCCAATTGAAAACAAAAGTATAATCCGGTATTGCTTTTGTGGTATTGTTATGCACTTTAAAATCCAAAACAATTGTTTTTCCATACTTACCAGTCATGCAAAACTCGTAAGTTACCTGAGAATAAACATGGCCAACAAATAAAAAACATATAATGAAGAAAACTTGTATTTTGTAATAATTCATAATCGTTTATTTGTGTTGAAAAAAAGCCAAATAATCGATTTCTTCTTCCTAATCGATTTTTGCTTTAGCTAATTTTCTTGTACCAAAAACTACTTCATAATTCCTTTTTTCTAAAAAAAGAAAAAAGGAATTTTAAAATCTAAATTGTATTACGTTTAATGATTAATTAACTTAAATGATTTTCGGTGTCCCTGATTATCAGTCACAACTACAATAAACAATTGCTTTGCAGAGAAACTTCTATCCTCCAGCAATAACTCTCTGTTGTTTTGAACATTCTTATACTTTAGTACAGCTTGCCCAAGAGCATTG harbors:
- a CDS encoding hemolysin family protein, which codes for MEILIIFFLILLNGVFSMSEIALISARKNRLETAAKKGNNSAKIALDLANSPNKFLSTVQIGITLIGILTGIYSGDKITMDVEVFVSGFEFLKPYAHSVAVGIVVVVLTFFSLVLGELLPKRIGLNYPESIAKMVALPMKTISIITAPFIWLLTSSTDFLLNVFQIKPTADGKVTEEEIKAIIKEGTEGGEVQEIEQDIVERVFHIGDRKVNSLMTHRKSVDMLPFNADKAKIKELVLQDLHTVYPVYRDNYDDIVGVVTLKNIFANIESEHFDLAGIMIDAPYLMEQTTAYKALENFKKTGIHYALVSDEYGVFQGIITLNDILEALVGDASDFYKDEFQLIEREDGSWLVDGHYSLHDFLTYFELDELTNDYEVNTVSGMIMTELSHIPKEGEKLIWQKFVLEVIDMDGVKIDKVLVKALKE
- a CDS encoding adenylate kinase, which encodes MINIVLFGKPGAGKGTQAEFLKEKYKLTHLSTGDIFRFNLKNDTDLGKKARVFMDNGELVPCEVTTAMLIDEVKKHPDTAGFLFDGYPRTLDQAEALDKFLPTIGSSVTATIALEADDEILVARLLERGKTSGRADDQDEEKIRVRYQEYNEKTAPLIGYYKEQNKFHAVNGIGTIEEITERLTSVIDNL
- a CDS encoding phosphoribosyltransferase — its product is MIQLHDKQFVPFISAKEIDFALTKIVAQVEDDFGDDTPIFIGVLNGAFMVVADFLKKYKSLCEVSFIKMASYEGIESTNKVKELIGINQDLSGRTVILIEDIIDTGNTVEELKHLFKQQNVKHFKIATLFFKPEAYKKDIKIDYIGIRIPNKFIVGYGLDYDGLGRNLPEVYKLAE
- a CDS encoding 5-(carboxyamino)imidazole ribonucleotide synthase — encoded protein: MNYFSSDFKLGILGGGQLGKMLLFDTRKFDIQTYVLDPSDEAPSKIACNKFFQGDLMDYETVYNFGKQVDVLTFEIELVNLEALTQLENEGLKIYPSPKTLKGIQNKGIQKQFYADHNIPTAPFERFENLESLKAKIQELKLPFVWKCTEFGYDGNGVKVIRHAADLDQLPNVECIAETMIPFKNELAVIVCQNPSGEIKTYPVVEMEFHPEANQVEYVICPARIDEKVAEKARAIALNVSEKFNHVGLLAVEMFQTNDDEILVNEVAPRPHNSGHYSIEASYTSQFENHLRAILDLPLGNTDSKVAGIMVNLVGAEGFSGDVVYENIETILGWNGVTPHIYGKKQTRPFRKMGHVTIVNEDMSEARRIAEEVKNTIRVISV
- the purE gene encoding 5-(carboxyamino)imidazole ribonucleotide mutase, with the protein product MSKVAIIMGSISDMPVMQDAIDILKQFNIEVEVDIVSAHRTPEKLFDFSKNAHTRGISVIIAGAGGAAHLPGMVASMSPLPVIGVPVKSSNSIDGWDSVLSILQMPGGVPVATVALNGAKNAGILAAQIIGSHDKKVLDTIISYKEELKAAVNKAAESLK
- a CDS encoding M3 family metallopeptidase, which produces MSVLTQHFNTRHNTAPFSQIKIEDYVPAFNEGIALAKAEIDAIVNNPEAPTFENTVVAMDFTGDVLDRLSSIFFNLNSAETNDEMQKIAQEVSPLLSEFGNDITLNAALFAKIKTVYDQKEKLNLNPEQTTLLDKKYKSFSRNGANLPEDKKESLREIDKELSRLSLQFGENVLAETNAFELHLTAEKDLAGLPEGTIEAARLLAKSQEKEGWIFTLDHPSYIPFLTYADNRELRKKMAIAFGAKAFQNNEFDNQENVLKIAKLRFERANLLGYKTHAHFVLEERMAESPEKVFSFLNDLLAKAKPAAQKEFAELTAFAKQLDGIEQLEKWDGAYYSEKLKQQLFNLDDEKLKPYFQLEKVLNGAFIVAKKLYGLTFTEVFDIDKYHEEVTTYEVTDAENNLVSIFYADFFPRKGKRNGAWMTSFKSQSIKEGVNERPHISNVCNFTKPTETKPSLLTFNEVTTLFHEFGHGLHGMLANTTYPSLSGTSVFWDFVELPSQIMENWCYEPEALALFANHYETGEIIPIEYVQKIKESASFQEGLATLRQLSFGLLDMAWHGQDPTDITDLKAFETEQFANTQLYPDVKENAMSTAFSHIFQGGYSSGYYSYKWAEVLDADAFEYFQESGIFNHEVATKFKDNVLSKGGTEHPMTLYKRFRGQEPKPEALLKRAGLV
- a CDS encoding vancomycin high temperature exclusion protein; the encoded protein is MKKNLKNLLYLAILGFVIIVSVNLYVKSSTSDLIYPTANNLPKNQVGIIFGAGINGDQPSKYLKDRLDAGILLYQTHKIDKILLSGDNGRDEHDELTVMKNYCYQHGVDTTKIYVDYAGFDTYSTMFRAKSIFNVKSATLVSQEYHLNRAVYIGQKLGVQSVGFSANEGEYLGYKYVTFREYGSIFKAFFDVLRNREPRFLGNPIDINGVSNYSKDDKR